The following DNA comes from Leptospirales bacterium.
GTGGTGGTCGGCATCGAAGTGATGAAGACCGTCAATTCTAAGATCGGCGGCGACTTTCTGGGCACCGCCGCATACTATGAGCTGGAAGCCAAGGGCGTGGAATTCCCGTTTCCGAAATTGTTCGGAAAGCTGGCCGATGTGATCCTGGAACGCAACGCCGCCATCGGCGACGAGCGGGTAATGAAGGATCTGGCCGAAATCTCGCGCATCAACTATGACAATGGCAAGTTGAATCCGCGGGCGCAAACGCGCAGCTGGTTCATGAATCGCGAGCACGCGGAAAAACGCGGCGGCGAATTCAATATGGCTGTCGGCGGCAAGCTGGCCATTACCGACTGTTCGCAGGTCACAGATGGCGCGGCCTTGCTGGTGGTTGCGTCGCCTGAATACGCGCGCAGCTTTGCCCAGAAGAGCGGCAAAAGTCTGAAGCAGATGGCAGTGGTTAAGGGCTGGGGCCATCGCGTGGCGCCGATGCGTTTCACTAAGAAGGTGGAAGAGTCGGCAAACAATGAATACATCCTGCCCTGGACGCGTCAGGCGGTGCTGGACGCCTACAAGCGCGCCAAAATGGACATCGACAAGATCGACGTCATCGAGACGCACGATTGCTTCACCTCCAGCGAATATGCGGCCATATCCGCCTTTGGCATCACCGGCCCAGGCAAGGAATACCAGGCGATTGAAGATGGCGTCATTGATATCAAAGGAAAGAAACCAATCAATCCCAGCGGCGGACTGATTGGCGCCGGGCATCCGGTGGGCGCCTCCGGCGTGCGCATGGCGCTGGATATTTACAAGCAGGTGACCGATCAAGCGGGCGGCTATCAGGTGGCCGGCGCAAAAAATGGCATCATGTTGAACATCGGCGGCAGCGCCACTACCAACATGACCTTTGTCATTTCCAACGCCGCACAGTAGCAGCCAGAGAAATTAAGGCGATCGCGGCATTGGACCGCGACAGTCTGAGAAAAGCCGGGTCAGGTGGCCCGGCTTTTTTTCTCCTGAGTCAGAGTATGTCGTAATCAATTGTTAAGAATCCGGGGCCTTGATCCGGCTGCGAAACCAGATGTAGAGTACGGCAAATACAACGCCAGATGTCACAAGAATTAGAACGGCCGAATTGAGGATCGGATGCAGCGCCAGAATGGTGTCTCCGGAATTTGCTGAATTGATTCGGTACCATCCAGGCCAGGTTGCTACAACGGTCTCGCTGGCGCCAGCGCCGCGAAAAGGCGAATAGCGATTCGCAAATAGCCAGCATCCGGGTTTTTCCGGGACCTTAGGTCTTTCCAGTATGTAGATACAGTAAGCGCCGGGTACTGGCGCCAGAAAGCTGTTCTTGCTGACAGG
Coding sequences within:
- a CDS encoding acetyl-CoA acetyltransferase, with the protein product MSTIEPVILGGSQTDFARNWSKEGKTFMSMMREIVDDGLGAVGLSYEEIKRLNQDNRIAVFVGNFDMEQYGNQGHLGGFLTEVHPAFYGVPGARYEAACASGSVALDAAGAHIRAGDYDVAVVVGIEVMKTVNSKIGGDFLGTAAYYELEAKGVEFPFPKLFGKLADVILERNAAIGDERVMKDLAEISRINYDNGKLNPRAQTRSWFMNREHAEKRGGEFNMAVGGKLAITDCSQVTDGAALLVVASPEYARSFAQKSGKSLKQMAVVKGWGHRVAPMRFTKKVEESANNEYILPWTRQAVLDAYKRAKMDIDKIDVIETHDCFTSSEYAAISAFGITGPGKEYQAIEDGVIDIKGKKPINPSGGLIGAGHPVGASGVRMALDIYKQVTDQAGGYQVAGAKNGIMLNIGGSATTNMTFVISNAAQ